The following DNA comes from Sparus aurata chromosome 3, fSpaAur1.1, whole genome shotgun sequence.
TACCTTTATTATGAACAGCCCTGATTACATATCTCCTCCTGTCCTGCAGCTTCAGCCTGGTGTCTTCCACAGTCTCATATTCTGGGACGTAGCACACATGGAGCACACCTCCATAGAAGCTCTTCTCATCCATGCGTCGTTTGGCTGCTCTGAAACACAAACCGTTTAAACCAAATTATTCAGCAAGCCTTTCCAGTGTTGCAAACAAGTGCAGTTTAATGGACAATAGGGTAGGTCACAGCCTGAACCTGGCACTGGTGAGTTTCTGGAACTTGACCAGGTAGACCTCAGTGAACTCCTCAGCAGGGTACTCGTCCAGCGGCCTGTATTCCTCCACAGCTCCGTACAGGGCACACAGCTGGATCAGCTCTATCATCACTCCAATAGCTGGGACCCCTTGGACCATCAGGTAACGAGACTCTAAGTTGATGGTGTAAACCTGATGATGCACAGGACTAATGTAATCACATTTGCTTCGCGATGTATTAGCAACGCGTAGCTAAATATATTGTTAAAATGAATTATACGCGATGTTTACCTCCTAGCTAAGAGTGACACTATGTCATAACTAAAGACAAGTCACATTTTTTCCCACTAATACTTTCAAATTCTTACCTTAACAGCTTTAGCATTCCTTCCCTCTCTGTATTTTGGTCGAGAAATGCACACTCTCCGCTGTTCGTGGTGTTTATAAATCTCTGGGACATCCCAACAGCCTGAACTCTTCCTGACAGGGGCCGCCATGTTTCTGGTAATAATTTTCCGGTCGacaaatttcaaaataagagcacaTTGTACCTCGGAAACGCAGTCATCTGTTGCCCGTCTATGTGCAgtatcttattttgaaaatcgaTCCAGCTCTTTATCAGCTGATTTGGTCTAGCTGGGCACACACGGAGCACATCGATCAACTATGAGTCTCTTGCAAAATTTGACGCTAGCAGTGCCACCCGACGTGTATGTATTCATGTGAAAACTATGTTCTGTAATCAGGGCATTCAACCCGtaactgttgtttttaacaACTCAAAAAACTGCTTTCTTCACCTCCCCTCGAAGTTAGCGTTGCATCTTTCCTTGAACGAGGTAAGTTAGCCTAGCTAGCTATACAACTGTCATGGTGTCAGCTGCTATTAGTGGAAGTTCAGTTTTGGGTGAAAACCGCCAGTGCTTGTTGGGTTTGTTAACGAGTGCCTTTCGTTTcctctatttatttatgtaataaATGTTGCCGTCAATATGACACTTTCTAGTGTAAGTTATACCCATTGTTTACATTACAGGCTGGGCTCATTATGTCAACGTACGTACTAGCATAAAGTTTATGACTCCATTACATGCTGAAGACAGAACTATCAGAGGATTTGATTTACAGTTAAATGTACAGTATCTCagctagaaaaaaaatcatccatcGACACAaggaaaaagctttaaaagctTTCTTAGCAGTGTGAAATGAGGATTTAATACATGTTGTGTCGTCTTGGGTACAATAACAATCAGGTAATTATAATTAGTAATAGATATCGACAAGCAGATACAAGACATTGTCATATCAAAGATCCCAGTGGTATGGTATGAAGTATATCCCACTATTCTTGCAGTACTTCCCTTGCAGCCTCACTTGGTGGTGACAAACCTTTACATTTCAGATGAAACAGGAGGGTAAATGCTAGTGTATTCTCAGAAATTACTGCATGGTCTTGAATCCTGTGTTGCTGTGATCAGGAAGCATCTATAAAAACACCAGGTTTCAAATGGAAACTGTTTGATAAAGTTTGAAGGCATATACATGAGGATGTTCCCATGATACTTGAACAGGCCTTTCTGCTTCTCTGTTTGGCTTGTGGGTATGGAGAATTATTGGCTCAGCCCCCCAGTTTGACATCTTTACACAGGAATCAAACTTTTGTTAGCTCTGTCATTGAGTGTTACTTTAATCTGTGTAAAAACACTTGCATGCAAATTATATTATAAAATGAGATTGATGGATAATCCAAATGTGCTATATcaatgtgtgtctttgttcagAATCAGGCTTTGGAGTTGTCCTGGGGCCATGGATCTCCAGTTTTCCTTAGCTGGACTCACAACAGGACCTCCTCCAGCCTGGACAGCCATAAAGTGGAGCTATGTCGACAATTGGGAGAAAAGCTAGGCCTGAAAGATGGAGAGCAGGTATGGCTccacagtgagcagcagtttgGTCTTTGCCCTGTATCCCACCTGAATCATATATAATGACTGATCTTTCCTCTCAGGGTTTCCTGAGACCATGCCACCAGGTTTCATCAGTGCATCAGGTGTTTGTGGAACCTTTGTCAGCGGATGATTGGGAAATCTTGGTGGGTGAGGacaagtgacttacagtaaatTGTAACCTGAGATAGAAGAGTTCTAGAATATTtcactcaagtaaaagtactgctACTTTAAAGAAATATAACTCAAGTAAGAGTGAAATTAGCTGTGTCAAAATGTACTCTGATAACAGTAAAAACTAAGTGAAATAGGAAGAACTATGGACCTTTTCAGCAGTTACAACAAGTATCATCAAGCTATATACATGTATTCACATGCACTTCCACCATTTCAAAGGAACATAAAAGTGGTCGATTTGTGACCCAGAATCTCATCAAACAACATGTTACCATCTGTTTTCTATGAATCACCACCACCAGGAGCTCCACAGTGCCGCActggagcagcagctgctggatcAAATCAGAGTGGTTTTCCAAGatgctgtgtttcctgtgtgggTGGACAGCCACACGGCCATCTACATCCAGATAGGTTAGAGTTAATACAATAATTATTATCTTTTGTCTTTAGCAAAGAGGTCTTTTAAATCTGCCTTGTCTGTCTTCCAGTTTGAGAAATTAAATAAGACATGTGTGTTCATCTccttttgtgtgttatttatatttgtgttcCTGAACACAGTGTGATCTGTCTTTATCTTTGTGCAGCATCACTTTTACCATCTGTGCCCTACGGTCGCCTGGAGCAGTTCACAGAACTAGTTGTCTCTCCAAAGATCCGCGCTGGAATTGGCAACCTCAGTGATTCTCCAGGGAGAACCAGCTTGAAGCAGCATTTTCACAGACAGCAAAATATGGATCCGTCCGCTCGCGCAGGACCATCCCCCATTCCTCAAAACCACCAGTGGGGTGGTATAGCTGACCTGAAGAGCCTTCTACGCTATATGATAAAGGGTACCTATGGTCCAGTTAACGAGCTCCAACCTGTACCCGACATCCCAGCCCTCTTCACCGACTCCATCTACAGAGTGTGTGCTGcacctccagcctctctttGCACTATAAGCCACGTCGCAACCGGCGTCATTCACTTATTTCCTCTGAGCCATAAGTCAAATGCTGGGCTTGCTGGAGGTCAGGCCCCAGTGACTTATGGCCTGCTCTCGAAGGTGCCCTCGCCTAAAGAGCAAAGGGACAGAGCCAAGCAGGCcatggagaaaaagaagaatgcaGGAGTTTCTAATGCTGGTGCTAcagcagatggaggagaggggataAAAGAAGGCGAAGCCGCGGTGGTCAGGTTTGTGTGGCATGGTACTGGAGAGGAAAGACATCTCAGGAAGGGAGAGATCCATAGTGGAAGAGTGTGGGTGAGTTTGCTGTCTAATGAAAGAATAGTGGATTGATTTATCCACTCAGATTTATCTCGGCCATATCTCTTGAACAAATTGTGAATTTCAGATCCCACAGCCCCTTGCCACAAGGTTGGACATCATCCCACATTCAACCGTTCGAATCAAACCAGTCAAATCCACTATCAAAGTCGCTTCCTCTATTCGCCTACAGCCCCTAAAGCCACTGGTGAGTGCTGGAGAAGCCATATGTGGTTACTGTGTGGTGTAAAGAGATTTCATTTTTTGGTCATCTTCCTAAATTGTCAGAGCTGATTAAGATTTAATCCAACTTTTTCCCTTATGTCCATGTGATCTTTGATATTTTCTCTttagtctgaggaggaggaggaggaggaggaggagattcAGACAGCTTTCCTTGGTTGGCTCCACACTCAGAGTCATGAACCTTTAGCCTGTCTCACTCCACGGACTGGCAACATCCTCCTACATGGAACTGATGGTGATTTACTCATCTCTTACATGTATTTTACAAATCTGCTGATGGCAGTCTAATAAAATTACCATTATACTGAATACCAAAGAGgctaaaaatcacaaaatagaTGCATTAAATTATAGTATTTTCAGCTACAATAAAACATCCCTCAGAGTTTGTATAAATCATATCTGCACTACTTTGGCTCAGCCGGGTTATATAGGATGCCAAGTTACATATTTTGACTCATGCAACTTGTTTTCCTCTTTAAGGTCCCATGTTGTAGAAAGTGACACTTCTTTTTTGATCATAAGATAGGTGTAGTTGCTATATGAATGCTTCAAAAGGTTCAAAACACTCAATGAATGGAAAAATGCATAAAGTCagtattcagaaactgtgccttcaaATAAACCGTCAGGGGTTATGttaggttgtgatgtcacatccTAACGTAACACTGCCCTCGGCACAGCTGTGGTAGCAAAAACACTTGCAGAGCTGATATGGAAAATCATTGGGCGGTGCCTGTTCAGGCCTGTGACAGCTGacaaatcagagcagacttgTCAGTAGGGGGGCCTCTAAGAGACGGGCACTAaatcagacagagggtgaataaagctgctgcagcaatggacggtatgagaaaataatgtgttttttcaacattaacgcatgtaaacattttccaGTAGGCACTGGGAATTAagttatgaacctgaaaatgagcataatatgggaaCTTTAATGTGTCACCCTTCTGTAGAGTGCcattacaaaacacattttttaatagcACGATAACATGTGACGTACTGTGACAGACTAATGtttgtatataaatatgtaatcGAAAATGATTGAAAGGTGCTTGAATTTCACTATGGAAAAGGTGTAGGTACACTAACTGTTCTACTACTTTATTTCTTATTAATAGCAAAGTTAGAGTTGGCTTTGACTGTGCTAAAACCAGAAGCAGGCAGTGACCCTCCAGACCAGCTGTTTTTATTATCACCCGCGGTTATCGGGAAGGAACACCTGCAGGTACAAGCATGCAGTTTTTCTGTACTGTAATGGATAAAACAAAATCTCTCAAAGCCTCTGGTGCTGCCATGGTTAAAATAATAATCTCACACTTGCCACTGTGTGTCATCTACAGTTAGACACAGAGCCAGTGGCCACGCCGACTGTGACATCTATAGCTGAAACACCCAAACCAGAGCTTCCCTCCCTCGGGATTCTTGGGTAAGCGTGCAGCTATTTGTGGGCCTGTGGATGATCAGCTTTCACTCCTTTCTATGAATCTCACCTCTTCGTCTGTCCCCAGTGGGATGGATGAGCTCAGTAGGACTGGGTTCCAGTTCATCTCCCACAGCCTTCTGGGTAGTCCCCTCTCACGAGAGCTTGGTACCGCTGGACGGGGTCTCCAAGGAGGCAGTCTACTCATCACTGGTGCCAAGGTAACTCTTTGAGCACTGATAGGATTTTTCCAGCCTGAACTCGCCTGAGAGCGAATAAATAGACAGCAAAATATATATActattttgaatgtatttttattatatcGTTTTGTATGCATTATATACACATTGTTATGTATCCTTACAGGGAAGTGGAAAGAGTACCTTGTCCCGAGCCCTCTGTGGAAAAGCTAGAGAACATCTGGATGCACATGTGGAGGTGGTGGATTGCAAAAAACTGCAAGGTCAACAAATGTGACTGAATTTGTCATGTTTCTCCTCTCATTCATTCAAGTTTTCTCTTTTAACCGTCAACTGTCTGTatttatgaaattgtgtttttttttctttttcaggcaAACGGGCAGAAACAGTGAGACAGATGCTGCAGGATATTTTTGAGCAGGCGGAGTGGAGGCAGCCTTCCGTTGTTCTGCTCGATGACTTGGACCATGTGACAGGAGCACCATCTTCACCTGAACATGAGCATGGTCCAGAGGtggtgctgcagcagcacattGCACAGAGTAAACCAttaatgctttatttttttgtataagTATGTTAGTTTTGGGcggttgtgtttgttgtcatttaataatgattataataaccAGAGGCCCTGATGCTGattgttcttgtctggtttgtGGCTGCAGGTCTGAGGGATGTGGTGGATGAGCTGGTGCTTCACTCCAGCCTAGTGTGTCTGATCATCACTAGCCAGAGCGAGCAttccctccacccctccctgACAGAGGTGCAGGGGTCCCACTTCATCCAGGGCTTTGTGCACATCCAGCCACCGGACCAGGTCAACACACTAATATACACAAAGATATGCAGACACTGGTaaaggttaaaagaaaaaacccaaCAACCGTCTTGTTTGCTCTCGTTTGTAGGCTCAGAGAGCAGAAATCCTGCGCCGTCTGATCCTCAGAAAAAACAGCCTAGCAGAGGAGACCTTGAAGACTCTAGACCTAGCAGCTGTTGCCAAGGAGACGGAGGGATACATGCCCCAAGACCTGGTACTGCTGTTGGAACGGGCCGTCCATGCCAACACTGTGCAACAAAGACACAGTGACCCGGGTACCAGAGACTTTGGCTACACTATGCTACGAATGACAGAATTCATGAttaatttccattttgtttattttcacattttttgttttgcgcTTCGTGTCTCTCAGGTGGGTGTCTGTCATCGAGCGACTTCGCGCAGGCTCTCAAGGGATTCACACCTCCCTCTTTGTGGGGTGCTGACCTCCACAACCCAAGTGGAGCTGGGCTGGAGAGGGTGGGTGGGCTGAGGGAGGTGCGACAGCAGCTAATGGACACCATACTGCTCCCTGCTAAGGTCAGTGTTCATGTGACTAACCTCAAGATAATCAGGTGTGTTTTCAGTCAGATGGAAGAAGGGCTGTATCAGAAAGGCAGAACAGAAGATATCAAGTTAAATAAAGTGAATGTGATGACAATGCATTTGTCATTTGTCGCCCTATACCCTTTTAACATCATGACTGCTGTTTGAAAGATAATCGAGATTTAAACGCGTATCTTCGCAACACAAATGGGAGAAAGTAATGAACACAGACGACAAAAATGAACACTAATTGATTTTAATTAAAGGAAACTAATTTATTTAATCGGAGTCGCATTCACCGGAAGATATATCTTCACCGCGTTCAATTTCAAAGCCTCTGAATTTATCTCTCATGTCTGCAATTCAGTCTATCTGCAACCATGAATGTGTGAACAGTTTCCTTGTTGATATGCTGTGCGACAGTAAGGTGTGATGGGTGATACTGGATTTGGTTTGGGATTCAGCTAATCATATTCCAATTTATAACCTAGTTTTTAAATTCTATAACAACATCATgctttttttatgattacatttttcttacttCAGTTGTACTATCGCACAGTTATGAGAAAACACACTAGGCCGTCTGGAAATTGGATGGTTTTATTTGATCTATTTTTATCGCGTAATGAATCTGCCAGCTCTAATAGTCTTCaatctcactgtctgtctgttgccAACCCATGAGCAGGCCCTGGAAATTAAGGCCTTCGGGGTGCAAGTCTTATAACacttaaatctgtgtttttaagcAGAAGTCTGCGCTTTATACAGTAGATACAGAAAAGAGAGCAAAGagaattttaaaaaggaaactgTGTGTATTCACTGTTTTATGTTGTAACACCAAACTG
Coding sequences within:
- the pex1 gene encoding peroxisomal ATPase PEX1; protein product: MFCNQGIQPVTVVFNNSKNCFLHLPSKLALHLSLNENQALELSWGHGSPVFLSWTHNRTSSSLDSHKVELCRQLGEKLGLKDGEQGFLRPCHQVSSVHQVFVEPLSADDWEILELHSAALEQQLLDQIRVVFQDAVFPVWVDSHTAIYIQIASLLPSVPYGRLEQFTELVVSPKIRAGIGNLSDSPGRTSLKQHFHRQQNMDPSARAGPSPIPQNHQWGGIADLKSLLRYMIKGTYGPVNELQPVPDIPALFTDSIYRVCAAPPASLCTISHVATGVIHLFPLSHKSNAGLAGGQAPVTYGLLSKVPSPKEQRDRAKQAMEKKKNAGVSNAGATADGGEGIKEGEAAVVRFVWHGTGEERHLRKGEIHSGRVWIPQPLATRLDIIPHSTVRIKPVKSTIKVASSIRLQPLKPLSEEEEEEEEEIQTAFLGWLHTQSHEPLACLTPRTGNILLHGTDAKLELALTVLKPEAGSDPPDQLFLLSPAVIGKEHLQLDTEPVATPTVTSIAETPKPELPSLGILGGMDELSRTGFQFISHSLLGSPLSRELGTAGRGLQGGSLLITGAKGSGKSTLSRALCGKAREHLDAHVEVVDCKKLQGKRAETVRQMLQDIFEQAEWRQPSVVLLDDLDHVTGAPSSPEHEHGPEVVLQQHIAQSLRDVVDELVLHSSLVCLIITSQSEHSLHPSLTEVQGSHFIQGFVHIQPPDQAQRAEILRRLILRKNSLAEETLKTLDLAAVAKETEGYMPQDLVLLLERAVHANTVQQRHSDPGGCLSSSDFAQALKGFTPPSLWGADLHNPSGAGLERVGGLREVRQQLMDTILLPAKHPILFSNLPIRHRSGILLYGAPGTGKTLLARAVAKDSGMNFISIKGPELLSKYIGASEQGIRDVFQRAQAAKPCILFFDEFDSLAPRRGHDSTGVTDRVVNQLLTQLDGVEGLQGVYVLAATSRPDLIDPALMRPGRLDKSLYCPPPDLEARVEILKALSSGITLAADVDLEQLAAATEQFTGADLKALLYNSQLEAVHNSLGSGTPHELTSGSESDMSLSSMIFPNNCSGSDDSVGEGEAVAGLDQSMVLLEPSELKVEDEHLGNVWRLYFGSSYESESGNSPISGLISQCASGPNSVNHDFSRASVRDPGGLVPPAYMSSLRSGYEELGPEQLERLQQDVNNIKNNYRRTNEDCVRVHSASSQPGLLLCSAHVNSALAATKPSLSKADWNRYTKLYEAFGGAGDGRSLQSVTFKPGQRVTLA